In Acetonema longum DSM 6540, one genomic interval encodes:
- a CDS encoding 4Fe-4S binding protein — translation MSKNYKQVPFAAIVPSPTVANEGMVTGNWRYLRPVVDKEQCTKCRTCWMFCPDACVSYSKEEGVDFNLRFCKGCGLCSNVCPVGAISRVPELDFDE, via the coding sequence ATGTCAAAAAATTATAAACAAGTTCCGTTCGCGGCTATTGTACCTTCGCCGACGGTTGCGAACGAAGGCATGGTTACGGGCAACTGGCGGTACCTCCGTCCGGTAGTGGACAAAGAACAGTGCACCAAATGCCGGACTTGCTGGATGTTCTGCCCTGATGCCTGCGTCAGTTATTCGAAGGAGGAAGGCGTAGATTTCAACCTGAGATTCTGTAAGGGCTGCGGCTTGTGCAGCAATGTTTGCCCGGTTGGGGCTATCAGCAGAGTGCCGGAACTGGATTTTGATGAATAG